A genomic stretch from Aedes albopictus strain Foshan chromosome 2, AalbF5, whole genome shotgun sequence includes:
- the LOC115253454 gene encoding zinc finger protein 454, with protein sequence MISNKFVLKPLLKSKDMEKVKIESKSHVIPRQVCRLCLGEKLLNNIFLENVLHQWISAYLSIEVSTEDHMSQLICAGCRIRLTEFHQFRLRCQEVQCVQLSMIHMSTGVNDPAKDIGTIAQVQLVGEEEQSALSIVCEVCHKVFKTNKQLFNHRRIHKPKKHRCTSCRKSFVRREHLDKHIKMHNAKLEEGNELQNKEPSTRASNSTELGLLTNQLDHQFPDQQPISVKLEPLDEDISYGESKFSDSVEPMIDIGQPKVEERSDSEVETPSDGLMANDKPNPEEKCVEKPFKCDLCQKRFLKKRRLDFHTRYIHGAKSHICPICERPFRFRHHMLDHTRTHLSPHERQQMGDQNARPFECDVCHKTFKIQKALYHHKRYRHGPKNHACQLCGFQFALASRLAKHMKGHDRRGETEEDFLNLEEAANEDEYL encoded by the exons ATGATATCCAACAAGTTTGTTTTGAAACCGCTTCTTAAGTCGAAAGatatggaaaaggtaaaaattGAATCAAAATCCCACGTTATTCCTCGTCAGGTTTGTCGTCTGTGTTTGGGGGAAAAATTACTTAACAATATATTTCTGGAAAATGTTCTACATCAATGGATATCTGCTTATCTCTCAATTGAG GTATCCACTGAGGATCACATGAGCCAACTCATCTGTGCCGGATGTCGAATACGGTTGACTGAATTCCATCAATTCCGGCTGCGTTGCCAGGAAGTGCAATGCGTTCAGCTATCCATGATCCATATGTCTACCGGTGTCAATGATCCAGCTAAGGATATTGGAACGATAGCTCAAGTGCAGTTAGTCGGAGAAGAAGAGCAAAGTGCTCTAAGCATTGTCTGTGAAGTTTGTCATAAGGTGTTCAAGACCAATAAGCAATTGTTCAATCATAGAAGAATTCATAAGCCCAAGAAACATCGATGTACTAGTTGTAGGAAATCGTTTGTAAGACG tgAACATCTGGACAAACACATCAAAATGCACAATGCAAAGCTAGAAGAAGGAAATGAGTTACAAAATAAAGAGCCATCGACCAGAGCATCTAATTCAACAGAATTGGGGTTGCTCACTAACCAGCTTGACCATCAGTTTCCTGACCAACAACCAATCTCCGTCAAACTTGAACCTCTGGACGAAGATATTTCATACGGAGAAAGTAAATTTTCTGATAGTGTAGAGCCAATGATCGACATAGGACAACCGAAAGTAGAAGAACGTTCAGATTCAGAAGTCGAAACACCAAGTGACGGCCTCATGGCGAATGATAAGCCAAATCCGGAGGAGAAATGCGTTGAAAAGCCATTCAAGTGTGATCTATGTCAAAAGAGGTTCCTGAAAAAGCGTAGACTGGATTTTCACACACGGTACATACATGGCGCAAAATCGCACATTTGTCCTATCTGCGAAAGACCGTTTAGATTCCG CCATCATATGCTAGACCACACGCGAACGCATCTATCGCCTCACGAACGCCAGCAAATGGGTGACCAAAATGCCAGACCATTCGAGTGCGATGTATGCCACAAGACGTTTAAGATCCAGAAAGCCCTGTATCACCACAAACGATATCGGCATGGGCCGAAGAACCACGCCTGTCAACTTTGCGGGTTCCAGTTTGCATTGGC GTCTCGGTTGGCGAAGCATATGAAAGGTCATGACCGGCGAGGAGAGACCgaagaggatttcctgaatttaGAAGAAGCAGCGAATGAAGATGaatatttataa